The following coding sequences lie in one Kamptonema formosum PCC 6407 genomic window:
- a CDS encoding HD domain-containing protein, whose protein sequence is MKSTMLTENFELALVYATRLHAKQVRKVDGTPYIAHLLSVAALILEAGGNETEAIAGLLHDSLEDQGGPQTQAEISQQFGVEVLEIIKGCTESEELPKPPWMERKQRYLDQLQNASPSVRLVSLADKLHNARSLLASLHQHGEEVWAYFPVGKESSLWFYQALLPIYRTTNHNWMVQEFERVLFELQSISSIN, encoded by the coding sequence ATGAAATCAACGATGCTCACAGAAAACTTTGAATTAGCCTTAGTGTATGCCACTCGCTTACACGCCAAACAAGTTCGCAAAGTCGATGGCACGCCTTATATTGCCCACCTGCTTTCAGTAGCAGCGTTAATATTAGAAGCTGGAGGTAATGAAACAGAAGCCATCGCTGGCTTATTACATGACAGCTTGGAAGACCAAGGCGGCCCTCAAACTCAAGCAGAAATTAGTCAACAATTTGGTGTAGAAGTTCTGGAAATTATCAAAGGATGTACTGAATCAGAAGAACTTCCCAAGCCCCCTTGGATGGAACGCAAACAGCGCTATCTGGATCAATTACAAAATGCTTCACCATCCGTGCGATTAGTTTCTCTGGCAGATAAACTGCATAATGCTCGTTCTCTTTTGGCTTCCTTACATCAACATGGTGAGGAAGTCTGGGCTTATTTTCCCGTAGGAAAAGAGTCGAGTTTATGGTTTTATCAAGCGCTGCTACCCATTTATCGAACCACAAATCATAACTGGATGGTGCAGGAATTTGAGCGAGTATTATTCGAGTTGCAGAGCATTAGCTCGATTAACTAA
- a CDS encoding SDR family NAD(P)-dependent oxidoreductase produces the protein MDNSLTRPLAVVTGASNGIGYELAKQFAQNNFDLLVTATGASIKEAALAFEQLGAKVLTVEADLATYDGVETLYSKIKETNRPVEAIALNAGVGVGGEFIKTDLKDELNLINLNVVSSVHLAKRVVKDMVERGNGKILFTSSIAALMPGPFEAVYAASKAFLHSFSEALRNELKDTGVSVTALMPGPTDTNFFHRADMDSTKAGAGKKDDPAEVAKQGFQALMAGKDDIIAGSLKTKIQGNVSKVLPDTVNAEQHRQLTEPGSANK, from the coding sequence GTGGACAATTCGTTAACTCGACCCTTAGCGGTCGTAACAGGTGCTTCCAATGGCATCGGTTACGAACTCGCCAAACAGTTCGCCCAAAATAATTTCGATCTCTTAGTCACAGCTACCGGAGCCAGCATCAAGGAAGCAGCTCTTGCCTTTGAGCAACTCGGTGCCAAAGTTTTGACCGTAGAGGCAGACCTCGCTACCTATGACGGTGTGGAGACGCTCTACAGCAAAATTAAGGAAACAAACCGACCTGTAGAGGCGATCGCGCTCAATGCAGGTGTCGGTGTCGGGGGCGAGTTTATCAAAACCGACCTCAAGGACGAACTCAATCTCATTAACCTTAACGTTGTGTCCTCAGTCCATCTTGCCAAAAGGGTAGTCAAGGATATGGTCGAACGAGGTAATGGCAAAATCCTTTTTACTTCATCCATTGCCGCCCTTATGCCGGGCCCCTTCGAGGCAGTCTACGCGGCATCCAAGGCATTTCTGCACTCATTCTCAGAGGCGTTGCGAAACGAGTTGAAGGATACAGGTGTCAGCGTCACCGCGCTCATGCCAGGGCCGACTGATACCAACTTCTTCCACCGTGCGGATATGGACAGCACTAAGGCAGGTGCGGGCAAGAAGGACGATCCCGCAGAGGTTGCCAAGCAGGGTTTTCAGGCCTTGATGGCAGGCAAGGACGATATCATCGCGGGTTCGCTCAAGACCAAGATACAGGGGAATGTAAGTAAAGTCTTGCCCGATACCGTCAATGCCGAACAGCACCGCCAGCTTACTGAACCAGGTTCTGCTAACAAGTAA
- a CDS encoding Card1-like endonuclease domain-containing protein: MNSNNLLDWEDHQVDHLFLLIGENPLPNYLAARTLLKEGGTAYLVFTKNTIFQKDRLQGEDGLHKLDIKCQPVDLSNNESDAQEIYDIIKKRVEESAKEGKVGLNYTGGTKAMAVHAYRAIQELKPDAIFSYLDPRRLKMWINQGNQKPVAYDVPLQISLEELFTLHGKYLLTNFPPRLKPYLQDLAVEIAKLHENQDSEKKWKEWCNKLTPIADLQILFPAVGNLLGECLDLPTNKSLKDKAKAEGFSDFKEFHTWLNGTWLESYALKKIQMISDDIGVRKEDIQMSFNIVEDKNKMNTNNKAADAKFEFDVAFIKRYQLFAISCTAKSKKADCKEKLFEASLRAKELGGDEARVALVCCYDAPQEIEDELARFGTRDPKVKVFGRKDLANIGDEILAWVDGIEQEAKA, encoded by the coding sequence ATGAACAGTAACAATCTGTTAGATTGGGAAGATCATCAAGTCGATCATCTATTTTTACTAATTGGGGAGAATCCTTTGCCGAATTATCTCGCAGCTCGAACGTTACTTAAAGAAGGTGGTACAGCCTATCTAGTATTTACCAAGAACACAATATTTCAAAAAGATCGCTTACAAGGAGAAGATGGACTGCATAAGCTTGATATAAAATGCCAGCCTGTCGATCTCAGCAATAATGAATCTGATGCCCAAGAAATTTACGACATTATTAAGAAGCGGGTTGAGGAGTCAGCGAAAGAAGGCAAGGTTGGTTTAAACTACACAGGCGGAACTAAAGCAATGGCAGTTCACGCTTATCGAGCAATTCAGGAGCTAAAACCTGACGCTATTTTTAGCTATCTCGATCCACGACGACTGAAAATGTGGATTAATCAAGGCAACCAAAAACCTGTTGCTTATGATGTGCCGCTCCAAATTTCTCTTGAAGAGCTTTTTACCTTGCATGGTAAATATTTGCTCACAAACTTTCCCCCTCGTCTTAAACCCTACTTACAAGATTTAGCAGTAGAAATTGCTAAACTTCACGAAAATCAAGACTCGGAGAAGAAGTGGAAAGAGTGGTGCAACAAGCTAACTCCGATTGCAGACTTACAAATTTTATTTCCAGCCGTTGGTAATCTTTTAGGTGAATGTTTAGATTTACCTACAAATAAATCACTTAAAGATAAAGCCAAAGCAGAGGGGTTTAGTGATTTTAAGGAATTCCATACATGGCTCAACGGTACTTGGCTAGAAAGTTATGCTTTGAAGAAAATTCAGATGATCTCTGATGACATTGGTGTTCGTAAAGAAGATATTCAAATGTCTTTCAATATAGTTGAAGATAAAAACAAGATGAATACGAATAATAAAGCAGCGGATGCAAAATTTGAATTTGATGTCGCCTTTATTAAGCGCTATCAACTATTTGCGATATCCTGCACTGCCAAAAGCAAGAAAGCAGACTGTAAAGAAAAGCTATTTGAGGCTTCTTTGCGGGCTAAAGAGTTAGGCGGTGATGAAGCACGAGTTGCTTTAGTCTGCTGTTACGATGCTCCGCAGGAGATTGAAGATGAACTAGCTAGATTTGGAACCCGCGATCCAAAAGTTAAAGTTTTTGGGCGCAAGGATTTAGCAAATATCGGTGATGAAATTTTAGCTTGGGTTGATGGTATAGAACAGGAGGCTAAAGCATGA
- a CDS encoding L-dopachrome tautomerase-related protein: MKILKLLLFLTAVGFLGTAVYAQSQPAQIDLTTLPKEQTLGDIEPVAIFNGPMPTGVTVSQSGRIFVNFPKWGDRVDYTVAEVRNGQTVAYPNAEMNRPNPSDPSKSLLSVQSVVVDPRDRLWILDTGSVNFAPAPPGGAKLIGVDLKQNQIFKTIVFPQNVALPTTYLNDVRFDLRRGKAGMAFITDSSDKGPNGIIVVDLDSGRSWRRLNDHPSTKAVPNFLPSVEGMPIMNRQPGQPPSSIKIGADGIAISADGKQLFYCPLAGRRLYSVSVDALADERLSDQEVAKTVVDRGEKGGAADGLESDAQNRIYLTNYEQNAIQRRLPDGTIERLVHDPRVLWPDTLSVAQDGYLYFTANQLHRQARYHNGQDLRQKPYSLFRVRINAQPVALR, encoded by the coding sequence ATGAAGATCCTTAAACTCCTACTATTTCTTACAGCCGTCGGTTTTCTCGGCACTGCTGTTTATGCCCAGTCTCAACCCGCCCAGATCGATCTGACAACCCTGCCCAAAGAGCAAACCCTGGGCGATATCGAACCTGTCGCCATCTTTAACGGCCCCATGCCTACAGGTGTTACTGTTTCCCAAAGCGGACGCATATTTGTGAACTTTCCCAAATGGGGCGATCGCGTAGATTACACTGTTGCCGAAGTCAGAAATGGTCAAACTGTTGCCTATCCGAATGCGGAAATGAATCGCCCCAACCCAAGCGACCCCTCAAAGTCGCTGCTTTCGGTTCAAAGTGTGGTAGTTGACCCGCGCGATCGCTTATGGATTTTAGATACTGGCAGCGTCAACTTTGCACCGGCTCCGCCTGGTGGAGCAAAATTGATCGGAGTCGATCTCAAGCAAAACCAGATTTTCAAAACCATTGTCTTTCCGCAAAATGTGGCATTGCCAACAACTTACCTGAACGATGTTCGCTTCGATCTGCGTCGAGGTAAGGCGGGAATGGCCTTCATCACTGACTCGTCCGATAAGGGGCCCAATGGAATTATTGTGGTTGACTTGGATTCGGGCAGAAGTTGGCGGCGGTTGAACGACCATCCTTCCACGAAAGCAGTCCCCAATTTTCTCCCCAGTGTGGAAGGGATGCCGATTATGAATCGCCAACCGGGTCAACCACCCAGTTCCATCAAGATAGGTGCCGACGGGATTGCAATTAGTGCTGATGGGAAGCAATTGTTCTACTGCCCGCTTGCCGGACGACGGCTCTACAGCGTGAGTGTCGATGCACTAGCGGATGAGCGGTTGTCTGACCAAGAGGTGGCAAAGACTGTGGTCGATCGCGGCGAGAAGGGAGGAGCTGCCGATGGCTTGGAGTCGGATGCTCAAAACCGCATTTACCTGACGAACTACGAACAGAATGCGATACAGCGTCGTTTGCCAGACGGCACGATCGAACGGCTGGTGCATGACCCGCGAGTGCTATGGCCTGACACCCTTTCAGTGGCGCAGGATGGTTATCTTTATTTCACGGCAAATCAACTCCATCGCCAAGCCAGGTATCACAACGGTCAGGATTTGCGGCAGAAACCCTACAGCCTGTTTCGAGTTCGGATTAACGCTCAACCTGTAGCACTGCGGTGA
- a CDS encoding MBL fold metallo-hydrolase yields the protein MCPIGGALFDGFSRSLNAHLVCHCLLVETDRGLVLIDTGFGLRDIQSPYSRLSPFFVHFNNIQFDRKYTAIHQIEQLGFAASDVRHIVLTHLDFDHAGGLEDFPEATVHIMQAEMDAAQDRHGLIAKGRYRPGQWDEVKHWKYYSAKGEPWFGFEAVRDLDGLPPEILLIPLAGHTRGHAGVAIETQEGWLLHAGDAYFYRHEMNANRRCTPGLRAYQWMMEVDRQARLFNQDRLQALSVQRSKDVSLFCSHDAIELKAFADRSHSSGN from the coding sequence ATGTGCCCCATTGGTGGGGCGCTTTTCGATGGCTTCAGTCGCAGCTTGAACGCTCACCTCGTCTGCCACTGTCTGCTCGTGGAAACCGATCGCGGACTTGTTTTAATTGATACCGGCTTCGGTTTACGCGATATCCAGTCCCCTTACTCCCGGCTCAGCCCGTTTTTCGTCCACTTTAATAACATCCAGTTCGATCGCAAATACACAGCGATTCATCAAATTGAGCAGCTCGGATTTGCGGCAAGCGATGTGCGCCATATTGTGCTAACTCACCTCGATTTCGATCATGCCGGTGGTCTAGAGGATTTCCCAGAAGCAACGGTACACATTATGCAGGCTGAAATGGATGCCGCCCAAGACCGGCACGGTTTGATCGCTAAAGGGCGGTATCGTCCGGGGCAATGGGATGAAGTCAAACACTGGAAATACTATTCAGCCAAGGGCGAACCTTGGTTTGGGTTTGAAGCTGTCCGCGATCTCGACGGATTGCCGCCGGAGATTCTCCTAATTCCGCTAGCCGGGCACACGCGAGGTCATGCAGGCGTGGCGATCGAGACCCAGGAGGGTTGGCTGCTGCACGCTGGGGACGCTTATTTCTATCGGCATGAGATGAATGCTAACCGACGCTGCACGCCAGGACTGCGGGCTTACCAGTGGATGATGGAAGTCGATCGCCAGGCTCGGCTTTTCAATCAAGACCGGCTGCAAGCATTATCGGTGCAGCGGAGTAAAGATGTGAGCCTGTTTTGCAGTCACGACGCTATTGAGTTGAAAGCATTCGCCGATCGCTCTCATAGCTCTGGAAACTAG
- a CDS encoding CRISPR-associated protein Csx3 has protein sequence MTTYKIELEGDVMKVNFGEPAQNDQIVRDVAARLEEMTETGELKGGVLLKINGPASLPVACVLTHKVAHIYGAISVFDPKIGKYVICITHNPAYKVGDLID, from the coding sequence ATGACTACTTACAAGATTGAGCTGGAAGGCGATGTAATGAAAGTAAACTTTGGGGAACCGGCGCAAAATGACCAGATTGTGAGGGATGTGGCGGCGAGGTTAGAGGAAATGACGGAGACGGGAGAATTGAAGGGGGGAGTGTTGCTGAAAATCAATGGCCCAGCCTCGTTACCTGTTGCTTGTGTCTTGACTCATAAGGTGGCTCATATTTATGGAGCGATTAGTGTTTTCGATCCGAAAATTGGCAAATACGTAATCTGTATTACTCATAATCCAGCTTACAAGGTTGGTGATTTGATTGATTAA
- a CDS encoding TIGR03985 family CRISPR-associated protein, with amino-acid sequence MSDILFRTQPHIPLLQWLARGSLKQNLLRAIRLWVWLSTLYGDRATSLDLDRPFTYYNWRDAFFTPSHPKGEAIPHLHDRHCPCAKTTADWLFNNQLSATQWRQALLAHDSVPDLDRILSKRLFGVTRRSLQGDLEILTELGWLEYRQQRYHRVSQFPQYPEANHQDLTPTKSSQYPLNFLHPELAIIAQNSREIRGVQRFFLHVDYVIPKQTIDLVEDWQYQLCELWETDPIPPIQLLYNSARMGQTVECIVYPVCIYYVQRAVYLCAFGQTPTQQGEWYNYRLDRIAKMQRLDWNNPHLPDCLRQAYPEKLPQSDEIEEKIAEAWGFDFYLEPKLMLLRFDGDFNDRYIQGTFRHETFQPIGYQQAMELIQKQTPNPKHYQELLTVLGSRSPDDAYYRVYYREGDTNVGLRLRSWRPKGEVIFPWELRHSLAQEVAEEARLYLN; translated from the coding sequence ATGTCAGACATCCTATTTCGCACGCAGCCCCACATTCCCCTACTGCAATGGTTGGCACGGGGGTCACTCAAACAAAACCTATTGCGGGCCATTCGTCTCTGGGTATGGCTTTCTACCCTCTATGGCGATCGCGCAACCTCCCTTGACCTCGATCGCCCCTTTACCTATTACAACTGGCGCGATGCCTTTTTTACTCCCAGCCATCCCAAAGGCGAAGCCATTCCCCACCTACACGATCGCCATTGTCCCTGTGCAAAAACTACCGCCGACTGGTTGTTTAATAACCAGCTTTCAGCAACTCAGTGGCGACAAGCCTTATTAGCCCACGATTCCGTACCTGACTTAGATCGAATATTATCCAAGCGATTGTTTGGTGTAACCCGGCGATCGCTTCAAGGAGATTTAGAAATCTTAACCGAATTAGGGTGGCTGGAATATCGACAGCAGCGCTATCATCGCGTCTCCCAATTTCCCCAATATCCAGAAGCAAACCATCAGGATTTAACACCCACAAAAAGTAGTCAATATCCCTTAAACTTCCTGCATCCAGAACTAGCAATTATTGCCCAAAACTCCAGAGAAATACGCGGTGTACAGCGATTTTTCTTGCACGTTGATTATGTGATTCCCAAACAAACTATCGATTTAGTCGAAGATTGGCAATATCAATTGTGTGAACTATGGGAAACTGACCCCATTCCCCCAATTCAATTACTTTATAACAGTGCCAGAATGGGGCAAACAGTTGAATGTATTGTTTATCCTGTTTGTATCTACTACGTACAACGCGCCGTTTATCTATGCGCCTTTGGACAAACACCTACCCAACAAGGCGAATGGTACAACTATCGACTAGATCGCATTGCCAAAATGCAAAGATTGGATTGGAACAATCCTCATCTTCCTGATTGCTTGCGTCAAGCTTACCCAGAAAAATTACCACAATCAGATGAAATCGAAGAGAAAATCGCCGAAGCTTGGGGTTTCGATTTCTACCTCGAACCCAAATTGATGCTATTACGATTCGATGGCGACTTTAACGATCGCTACATTCAAGGAACCTTTCGCCATGAAACCTTTCAACCTATAGGCTATCAACAAGCTATGGAATTGATTCAAAAACAAACTCCCAACCCAAAGCATTACCAGGAGTTATTAACAGTTCTTGGATCGCGATCGCCTGATGATGCTTACTATCGCGTTTATTACCGTGAGGGCGATACCAATGTTGGACTACGCTTGCGCTCTTGGCGACCCAAAGGCGAAGTGATTTTTCCTTGGGAACTGCGACATAGTTTGGCTCAAGAAGTAGCAGAAGAAGCTCGATTATACCTTAATTAA
- a CDS encoding aldo/keto reductase — translation MGISRRELLKVTSASSLVAAALAASEGFFKPVLAEAQSAPVDAQNEVAQDPKSREMSYRTLGRTGERVSAIGLGGHHIGRIREEQESIKLIRSAIDRGINFMDNSWDYHNGRSHRWMGQALKDGYRQKVFLMTKIDGRTKGAAMMQIDESLKALQTDYIDLMQHHEVIRMEDPDRIFASGGAMEAVVEAQKAGKIRYIGFTGHKDPLVHLRMLELATQNNFHFDAVQMPLNVMDGHFRSFEQQVLPVLVKNQIGVLGMKSMGDSYVLRSNTVTPIECLHYAMNLPTSVVITGIDSMQLLDQAFEAVRTFKPMDRAQVTALLDRTREAATKGQYELYKTSNQFDSTAMNPSWLG, via the coding sequence ATGGGTATCAGCAGACGCGAGTTGTTAAAAGTGACATCGGCTTCAAGTTTAGTCGCAGCAGCGCTAGCAGCTTCAGAAGGGTTTTTCAAACCCGTGTTAGCTGAAGCTCAATCGGCTCCAGTAGACGCTCAAAATGAAGTTGCTCAAGATCCCAAAAGCAGAGAAATGAGTTACAGGACGCTAGGACGCACCGGAGAACGAGTATCTGCAATTGGCTTAGGAGGACACCATATCGGACGCATTCGAGAGGAGCAAGAAAGTATCAAGCTCATTCGCAGTGCGATCGATCGCGGCATCAACTTCATGGACAACTCCTGGGATTATCACAACGGACGCAGCCACCGATGGATGGGGCAAGCGCTCAAGGATGGCTATCGGCAAAAGGTGTTTCTGATGACAAAGATCGATGGTCGCACCAAGGGCGCTGCCATGATGCAGATAGACGAGTCACTTAAGGCATTGCAGACTGATTACATCGATCTGATGCAGCATCACGAAGTGATTAGGATGGAAGACCCCGATCGCATCTTTGCTTCTGGTGGGGCAATGGAAGCTGTGGTGGAAGCGCAGAAGGCGGGTAAGATTCGTTATATCGGCTTTACAGGACACAAAGACCCTTTGGTTCACCTGCGAATGCTGGAACTCGCCACTCAAAATAATTTCCATTTTGACGCGGTACAGATGCCGCTGAATGTGATGGATGGTCATTTTAGAAGTTTTGAGCAACAAGTTTTACCAGTGTTGGTGAAGAACCAAATCGGTGTCTTGGGGATGAAATCAATGGGCGATTCCTACGTACTGAGAAGCAATACAGTCACCCCCATTGAATGTCTTCACTATGCGATGAATTTGCCTACTTCGGTTGTGATTACTGGCATTGATAGTATGCAGCTTCTCGATCAAGCATTTGAGGCAGTTCGCACCTTTAAGCCAATGGATCGGGCACAAGTTACGGCGCTGCTGGATCGCACTCGTGAGGCGGCGACTAAAGGGCAATACGAACTTTATAAGACCAGTAACCAATTTGATAGTACAGCAATGAACCCATCGTGGCTGGGGTAA